In Gigantopelta aegis isolate Gae_Host chromosome 2, Gae_host_genome, whole genome shotgun sequence, the sequence cgactggtatatcaaaggctgtggtatgtgttatcctgtctgtgggatggtgcatataaaagatgccttgctgctaatcgaaaagagtagcccgtgaagtggtgacagaagatttcctctctcaatatctgtgtggtccttaaccgtatgtccgacgccatataaccataaataaaaaatgtgttgagtgcgtcgttaaataaaacatttccttccttccttcctgaacTCACTCACCTTGTCTTCGGCCAATTCCAGCTGCTGTAGTTGTTGAGTCAAAACAGCAGGTTTAGCGGAATGATAGGCTGCCTGGAAGACACACAATAGAAATATTCAACCTGTGAGTGTGTCATAATACGTATATTAATGCACATGCAGTAAAATGTATTACTACAGGGCTGGCTAACTctggatgataaaaaaaaatgcagccAAAGCATCTAttaacagagaataatacatgagtggctattagataccatttatctctcaacgagttgttttaaaatgtatctaacgagtgaaagcgagtttgatacgttttgaAATAACAAGCTTtgagataaatgttatctaacggACAGAAATGTattcttttatttcttacatatcttcaaaaaccaagttttaagcaaatttttacatctttttgcgactaaaagttatttacaaccgTTGCACTTATAGGTAACtgacgcgtcacagacacatgattgtcaggttaactatacgtcacagtgtaatttatttccactgtgttgtttttcattggatgcatggcactggtgacctgatcatcacctaggaacagccagtcgtaCATCGCGagattgttaacacacgtacttGTGTAAACAActcatgtgttataaaaaaaaatatgtttcttacaTACCCGTTGGTGAGGACATCATGCGTTGtgcaaaattgaaatttttacatgtaatgtatttgccaaataaaaatcaaatttgccaattgtttaaaaaaaattgccaattTAGTGACTGCCAGATCTATAGCCCTGTATTAcatattatacagtgaaacccctctaaattggaccctctgtaaacctgAATTCCaccaaaaccagaccctctgtaaacggGATACTCCTCGTTTACAGACTGACATAACAGGAAGCAACAGCCATGTATCTCCTAAACAATGAAACCAGCTTACTGTCTAGACGTTTTTTCAAGCACAGCTTTCTGACACCTTTCTACTAGTTGATTGCACTAGAATACATACGGCCAGATTcatgggacaatatttcaaactcTTATGAACCGGAAAattattcaattttaaaatgttttttaaataattgattGTTTCGTTAAATGTGaattatatttatgtactgGCGAGTTGCAATCATCTGGTGAGACGACAACATACTGGTCATACCTGTTGTAAAATGAACTCCAGTGTTTGTAGAATTAACTCCAAGTCAGGGGCAGATAACTCAAATGTTCGCTGTAGCTTTTCTTCCTCCTCTTCACTGAAAGTTCTTTCATCCTGAAAACacaaatgttaataatatacatactcttcaaaaacagtaggggaactctaataagaatttacaattgccaaaattgtaaggtatattagctgtggggaatggttatatgataatagtgaattaattgggcaaacatcacaaccggtagttcagtatcacagtaggttttatgaccaccaaagattttgaaggacgattggggtcagaagtgaaatttgaaagttgatgggttttttatcagtatatcgcaaattcaaacaataaaaatgactaaaacaaaagaataacaactgtatgatcaacagaatgaaaagattgacagaaataatgttccacagtgattaatggaccttcctggaaattgtcaaaatcgagaatgacaccccacacgtgtacggggcaactgtgtaatgcatgtgcaaactatggaatgtgtttcggtgtgttgataaacggacttgaatgttctttactaggacgtctgtggtcaaaatgtatgttttaatatttcaggttcccctactggGTTTTTTAAGAGCATATGTACTTTCTAATTTTACTGACACTATCCACATTAAATTAAGAGTATTTTAATCCAATTTCCGCTTGTTTATTTCCATCAAGACTgttttgttctaatattttatccGGTAAGCAGAGAGCTCCAATATAATACtataagatttatttattaccaCTCATTTACAAGGCTTGACTAAAGTGAAGCCATGTGTGTATTAATAGTACAACCTAAGTATAAATAACTGTCAATTAGTGGGactaaaaaaattcactagcagGGAATGtcccagggaacattttgttcggTATCATGTTGCgattcgctacacaagtttcagagatcgctacacaagtttcagagatcgctacacaattttaaaacattaaacagtagttactacggtaatcaattttcaactgactaaaaatatcaataataaaaaatttgaagaaaaaaaagagagcaaaAGTTTCACTGTTGTCGACTAGTGTCTTTTCGGTCATGACTTGCGTAAATATTCACCTACGTGTATGTTACTATAATACacagggcactagccaaagttTCTTTGAGTGCtatgactttctcaaacatttgtcaaacacagTCCCTGCAAGTGCAATTACGGTATGcagaaataaaagttaaagtttgtttttgtttaacgacaccactagggcacatcgatgaattaatcattggctattggatgtcaaacgtttgttaattctgacagatGGAAAACCGCCAGAGTTTTgccaaatgcagcaagggatcttttacatgcacttccccacagccGTTGACCAGTTACGGTGCACTGCAGGACTAGAACTTAGCGATGCGCCGACGGCAATCGCCTCCgttgaaatataaattgcaggtagagagcatcaccgatggcacttttatGTCGTTGGTAAAggtcctcaacaatggcaaaatgtatacatctgggccgttccacgaagcgaacTTAGTGCTAcaatcaccttaagtacatatggtagttatgcacttacggtgatcttagggctaagatcgcttagtggaacggggccctggtgtacatgtacattatctgTCAGTACTTAACATTTGcccatttgaaatatgtctatatgcagcaaaataacattttagtcatgttttgctgcaaatgtcacctTAAAAGTGAgaactctactgactgagctaaatccccccccccccccccccccccggtggaAATAAAAGATCATAGCTTATAGATTACTAACcggtgttattattttattaccgtAACTAAAAACGTAACTATATTTTCATATCTGCTATTGATGGTCATTATGGTCTCTTTTATGCCTCTTCTGTTCACAATTAGATAAAATGGAAGTATGTGCTTTTTTTCTTTACAGCAATGCCTTCATTTTGAATATTGTATCTGTTACTAGTGTTAGCATGTCTCAAAACCAATGTCTTGTTGACTTGAAACAATAGTCATAAACCTTTCCAACAGTGCCTGAATACATGTACGTATATGTCTCAAAACTGTCTTTTTTGCTTAAAACAGTCTGAGTCAGTAATAAAGTAGTTTGGTTTTTCTAAAGAAACTTAAGtgaaaaatagttttacatCAACACACAGCAGCTAAACATGTTAGCCCTCCCTActccaccaacacacacacacacacatcacacatcacacacacacatcatacacatacacacacacacattgtgaATGAACAATACCTTCAGATGTAGTTTCTGGGTTATTCTGGACAGAAGTAATGGAAACTTGGACGACTCAAGATCATTGATCAAAGCCACAGCTTTCTTGATGCTGAAAAACATTgataacaacacctcagcacattttaaaggtACTACTAGTATCTTAAAGTTGCATCCACCAAAATTGATTACCTGAcctcacaaaaaaacattgataacaacacctcaacatgttttaaaggTACTACTAGTATCTTAAAGTTGTATCCACCAAAATTGATTACCCGACCTCAcgaaaaaaattaaggggagTGATCAATTGCTTCCCTACCTTTGATTTTGGGGAACCTAACCCTAAAgctaaaaaagaagaaatttatgttgtttaacaacaccattagagctcattgattaatcatcagctattggatatcaaacatttggtaattctgactcgtagtcattacagaaaacctgctgcaatttttctaatgcagcaagtgatcttttatattcactttccaacagacaagaaaacaaataccatggcttttatccagttgtggtgcactggttggaatgagagaaaaggaaggaagaaaatgttttatttaatgacgcactcaacacattttatttacgggttatatggcatcagacatatggttaaggaccacacagatattgagagaggaaacccgctgtcgccacttcattggctactcttttcgattagcagcaagggatcttttatatgcaccattccacagacaggatagtacataccacggcctttgttacaccagttgtggagcactggctggaacgagaacacGCAATCCCGCATCCTAACCCTCCTGACCCTAAAGATACCAACCCGGTGCTCTCTATCTATGAATATCAAGAGGGACACCCCTAAAATTTAAAGTGGATGGGAGCAGGCAGATATTTTACCATCCTCAGTATAGACCCTAAACAAGAGGAAACACCCATTGGTGGATCCAGGACGGGTCCCTTTTtagtaaatttttgttttatttttacattctaCATCCCaatataaaagttttaaaacactaaactGCCATGAAAAACACATCTCTGAGCATCTTTGTATCAAAGGGGtggtatgtagcccagtgataaagtgcttgcctgatgcgggtcggtctaggattaatccccattggtgggcccattaggccatttctcattccagccagtgcaccacgactggtatattaaagactgcggtatgtgttattttgtaaagAATCATAGTCACTTTGTACCAGGCtagtcatatcgtaccatgcTGCTTGGTCATTTCTttccctagtcatttcgtaccattgtgaaaagtaatttcgtaccctagacatttcataccagtatatagaaaacaaatcaaccatagcataaaagcagtgttgttttggggttttttagtttatttagaCAGTTTGAAATTCAGTAAATGTTATTTTGCAGCATATTGTTATTGATACTCATAATACCTGTCAAATACCATTTTACTTGACAAGAGCCATATTTGGTATTCAGGCCCATAGGaggaaccgggggggggggggggggggggccctctTGTgagcctttttaaaaatattttctgacaAGTTataaggtacgaaatgactagggtacgaaatgacgtTTCACAATGATACGAAATGACCAGAGtatgaaatgaccaaggtacgaaattactttttgcaatggtacgaaatgaccagagTATGAAACGACCAAATtaggtatgaaatgactatggtatgaaatgaccatggtacaaAGTGACTAGCAACCCAtaaaaaagatccttgctactaatggaaaatttcagaagagatcaggcccaatgggcaacctagggaaaCACCTCATCATCCGTAGGTCTTAactacgagctactctcggcctactaatttccaaacctatacgtagctccctaccttttATATTTAGAACGGCCATCAAAATTGCGACAAACTTCCTTTATCAAAATGCACACTCATTCCATTTGGCTTAAATCCTATGGGACatttcaaattacatagcaccataccactcCCTGCCTGTTAGCTACTACGGTTgcactgctggtgctcccttgcagatgacagtgcaggtggtccctctttcacccaccccaaccctttcctgtcctggacggaggaaccggctgaggccagTACCTGTTCCCagaacaggcgtgcgctacaacagcttgctctgaatgtgcacgttaaacaattttcccATTCccaatggaaaattgtagcaggttccCCTCtgagactatgtgtcaaaattaccaactgtttgacatccaatagccattgatttatatatatcaatatgctgatatatgctctagtggttttgtcaaacaaaacaaacttttaactttatattacaATCTTCCAAATATGCCTCCAAATCTCCCTATAGATCTTGCAAACTCAAACTTTCATGGCTTAGAATTTTGTAACACCCCTTTACAAAATGCTAGCTCCGCCCTTGCATCTTGTAGGTCCGATTTCGGAGTAGCTGATCCGTATCTTTCACGTTAGACTGGTCCGCATACGCTACGAGTTTTCACTCCAGTCAATTTAGTTTTGTGGGCGGCAACACGTTAATTCTTATACCATTCACGATATACACAAATTTGgctatgttttttaaatgaggAAAAGAACAAGTAAATAACATGAACGACGCCCTTTTCTTACTAATGACTTGTAACAAACCTTGGAGTCGCTGTAAACATCAACGCCATATTCTTGTCGAGATCAAATGACTAgtctttataattatttactttCAACCAGCAACGAGGCCACAATATACAAAAACTCAGGTCCAAATAATCGAGGTGTATTATGTGGATTCAAAGCAGTCGACTGATTCTTATTAATTTACTGTTTCATTTAAACCACTAGCAtataagaaacaaaacaacaatttttatgtaaattaaacatcaaatgtaattttaatagtgTCCGAATATTGTAGAAgattaaaaaagtaataaacatcagtaacaaaaaaaaaaaagcaaaagagATGGAGGGATTTTCCAACACACAATATCAAAATGGCCACCCCCATTGACAGAAGAGATAAAGTTTTGATTAAAAGACTGGATCAATGCTGACGTGCATTTTATAGACAGTTCTTGGTTTGGTCAATGTTTTTCACTTATGTGTACGTCGTGTTTTGTGTAAATTTTAAGAGTACTATACACTGGCCCCGGTTTTCTGGGCTTTTAACGAAAAGACTAAACCTAACCCTATCCCTAAAAGTAAAACTACCCAAACCATTGGAaggggggtacgggtcgaactcatgccaacgtctccggcacgatatttattattatttagtccGAAGAAACGTAGaatgtgtggttctttctacgtccgaatattgttacataccctatatatagttcatcaagataaacgtctccggcacgatatttattattgtgatgtttattgctgtgccgggtccaataaatgtcaaaatgttaaaaaacggaccgtagatgtttaccttggtgaactaaccctatatatagctggtattcaaaacggtatcaggtcgtttcgcccttattcccgatCGCCCTGTGTCATTTCGCCCCGTGTCGTTTCGCCCCCATACCGGGTCGTTTCGGCCTCTATacagggtcgtttcgccctcatgtttatgtttatcaaccataaacaccatttatatgtatgttattatgtgcaatattttaaagaaccgCTCCCCTCACACCATCCCAGTTTCTACgggcctgatgtattttatattaataagtacttagttataaagtgctttggtgtgtgtgggggggggggcgcttttttgcaaatttgcgaaattggcCTCTGTAAAATCCATTgacgtgtcatgtttacatctatgctgatgAAGTATTaaaaggtccatttgcttcagtttacatttaaaaaatgcttgttgtATCATGCTATATATGGca encodes:
- the LOC121381673 gene encoding COMM domain-containing protein 10-like, translated to MALMFTATPSIKKAVALINDLESSKFPLLLSRITQKLHLKDERTFSEEEEEKLQRTFELSAPDLELILQTLEFILQQAAYHSAKPAVLTQQLQQLELAEDKVQAIVQKWTASAKETVQKLRETTLVPKQLEDVNWRLNLQMAQANKSKLKIPNALFELGVKDQNTETKEKIRLEFTHDELYAFYNQLETIQKQLDGLS